One genomic window of Pirellulales bacterium includes the following:
- a CDS encoding glutaredoxin family protein produces MNKTPLEVVLYTRIGCHLCDDAKSLLQKYGLEVYLIDVDRDPVLAARYGQCVPVIAIDGRERFRGRVDEVLLRRLLRQRPV; encoded by the coding sequence ATGAACAAGACCCCCTTAGAAGTTGTGCTTTATACGCGAATTGGATGCCATTTATGCGACGACGCCAAATCGCTTTTGCAAAAATACGGCCTGGAGGTCTATTTGATCGACGTTGACCGAGATCCGGTACTGGCGGCCCGATACGGCCAGTGTGTGCCGGTGATCGCGATCGATGGCCGCGAGCGGTTTCGCGGGCGAGTGGACGAGGTGCTCCTGCGGCGGTTGCTTCGCCAACGGCCAGTCTGA